TGCGCCCCGGCCTGCGCTGGAGCAACGGCGAAGCGCTCGACGCGGCGCAGGTGGTGGCCAGCTTCCGGCGCGCCTTCGCCCCGGCCACCGCCGCGCCGTTCGGCGAATTGTTCGACGCGCTCGACGGCGCCCAGGCGGTGCAGGCCGGCGATCTGCCGCCCGAGCGCCTGGGCGTGAGCGCGCCGGACCCGCACACCGTGG
The Salifodinibacter halophilus genome window above contains:
- a CDS encoding peptide ABC transporter substrate-binding protein, producing the protein LERGNGPEPSTLDAHRCQEVACGNVLRDLYEGLVTEDAQGRLVPGLAERWTVSADGRTWTFALRPGLRWSNGEALDAAQVVASFRRAFAPATAAPFGELFDALDGAQAVQAGDLPPERLGVSAPDPHTV